TGTAAAAGCTTTTTTGCTTCTTCGAGTGTAGGAATTTTTCCAGAAATAACTATTTTTCCATCGATTGCAACAGCTGGTGTTGCAACAACTCCGCGAGAGATAATCTCGTTGATATCTTGTACTTTTTCAATAGTTGCATCGATATTTAGTTCTTCTACTGCCATTTTCATTATTTTTTCAGTTTGTTTGCATCTTGGACATCCACTTCCTAAAATTTCAATCTTTTTTGCCATATTATCCCCTCCTTATATTCTTCCGTATATTAAACCAAATATAGTAGAGAATATTACTACCAAGGTAAAGTATGTAAATGCTTTTTTCTTTCCAAAAAGTCTTGTTATAACAATCATACTTGGAAGGCTCAAAGAATTTCCTGCCATAAGGAGTGCAAGTGTTGGCCCTTTTGCCATTCCAAGTTCTCTTAAAGCCTGAACAATTGGTACTTCAGTAAGTGTTGCAAAATACATAAACATTCCAATAACTGATGCAAAAAGATTTGAAAGTATTCCGTTGCTTCCAAGTATTTTTGTAACCACTTCTTGAGGAAGAAGTTTGGTTATTATTCCCGCTAAAAATACTCCAATAAAAAGGTAAGGCAAAATCTTTTTTGCAAAATCCCAAGTTTCTTCCAGCCAGCTTTTTGTAGTATCTCTTTTAAATGAAAACACTGCCATTAAAAATACAATAATTGATATGACAAACATTGTTGTATACTTAACTGCTGGATTAATTTTCAACCCACCAATTATTAAGAATGCAAGTTGTAGCAAGAAAAATACAAGAACTTTTAGACCATTTTCGCTTTTTTCTTCTGTTGTAATAAAACCACCTTCACCTTTTTCTTGGAATAATAATTCCATTATCAGACCAATCAGTATAGCAGCAGTTATAGTTGCTATTAATCTTGCCAGTCCTAGATCCCAGCCAAGAACTCTAGCAGTTAAAAATATTGCAGCTATGTTTATTGCAGGTCCAGCAAAAAGAAACGTGGTTGCCGGTCCAATTCCAGCACCTTTTTTATATATCCCTCCAAAAAGCGGAAGAATGGTACAAGAGCATACTGCAAGTATTCCACCACTTACTGCTGCAATGGGGTAAGAAATAATCCTTTTTGCAGTTGGTCCTAAAAGCTTTAGTACAGCATCTTTTTTTAGCATGACACTTATGGTTCCGGCAATAAAGAATGCCGGTACAAGACAAAGCAATACATGCTCTCTTGCATATTCTTGTAGCATTTGAAATCCATTTAATATGCTATCTTGAACGATAGAAGCATTAAATGGGACAAAGTAGAATATTAAAAATATTGTTAAAATAATCACAAACTCCTTCACAAGAAATCATCCTTTCTATAATAGTTAGTAGTTTCGATAATTAGTATATAATAAAATTCTTATATTGTCAATAAAAAAATTATTTTAAAGCGCTGAGAATAGCTTTAACAATCTTGTTATCTTGCAATTTGTATATTACCATGTTGCCATTTCTTTCATCTTTGATTAATTTTAAATTTCTTAAGATAGAAAGATGCTGTGAAAGGTTTGGTTGGCTCGTATTTATTTGTGATAGAAGTTCACAAACACAATGTTCTTTTTCACTTAGTAGGTATAATATCTTAAGTCTAATTGGATGTCCAAGTGCCTTTAAAATGCTTGCAGCCTCTTCGAATTTTTCCACTTTTTCACTCCTTTTTTTGTAAATTCTTTTTTATTATAACTAATTTTTACTAATATTGTCAATTATTTTTACGTATGTTAAAATAATTAGTAATCCTAACTAAGGAGGATTTATATGGAAATATATAAAAAAATATTTGCAATTGCACTTCCTATTGCATTACAACAATTTTTATCTACTGGTGTCAATTTTGTTGATACCTTAATGATTGGAAAACTTGGTGAAGTTGCAATTGCAAGTGTGGGACTTTCAAATCAATTTTTCTTTTTATACAATCTTATATTATTCGGACTCATATCTGGTGGATCCATCTTTTTTTCACAATTTTGGGGAAAAAAAGATCTTGATGGAATAGCAAAATCATCCGCAGTAACAAGTGCTACTGCCTTACTTTTTTCTGCAGTATTTTTTACTCTTTCTTTTTTCTTTCCACAGACTGTTATGAGGTTCTTTAGCCCTGATCCACTTGTAATTAGTGAAGGAATTATTTATTTAAAAATTATCTCTTTTTCTTTTCCTATATTTGCTTTGAGTATGGTCTTTTCTTTTGTTTTAAGAAGTGTAGAAAAGGCTCATATTCCGATGTATGTAACGATAGTAGAACTATCAACAAATGTATTTTTAAATTATAGCTTAATCTTTGGAAAGTTTGGCTTTCCAAAACTTGGTATTTTAGGCGCGGCTATAGCAACCCTTATTGCAAGAATAGTTGGACTTGTTAGTTTAATTTTGATTATAAAGGTAAAAAATCTTCCAGGATTTTTTACACTAAAACATCTTGAGATGATTGATAAGAAATTTTTAAAAAACTTTTTCCATTACACACTACCTACAATTGCTAATGAATTTGCTTGGTCTTTTGGTATGACTATGTATTCTGTTATATACGCTCATATGAGCACTCAAACAATAGCGGCAAGAAACATAATGGGAACTATTGAAGGATTTGCGTATTCCTTTACATTTTCTATTGCATCAGCTGCATCCGTTATTGTTGGAAATTATCTTGGTGCATCTAGATTTGAAGAAGCTTTTGATGTTTCAAAAAAGGTAATAAAGCTTTCACAGATTGTAGCAATTATTTCTGGCACTTTGACTGTTATTCTTTCCTACTACATAGTAAACTTCTTTGATGTTTCTGATGAGGTAAAAATGCTCGTTAGAGTAACTATAACAATTTCCATGGCCTTTATACCCATCAAGGTCTTTAATGGTTTAAACATTGTTGGTTTTTTAAGAGCAGGTGGCGATACTAGATACTCTTTTATGGTTGAAGCAGGAACTTTATGGCTTCTTGGAGTTCCTTTTGCAGCATTTTCAGGACTTGTTTTAAAATTTTCATTGCCAATTGTTTATCTTTTTACTATGAGTGATGAAATAGCAAAGGCAATTATCCTCTATTCAAGATATCACAGTAGAAAATGGGTAAAAAACGTTGTTGAAAAACTATAGAGCTTTTTCAAGTTCTTCGATTTGTTTTTCAAGTTCTTCGATCTCATGCATTGTATTAAATATATTCTCTTCTAATTCGTTTTTTTGATTTACAAGCTTTTCAGCTTTTACATAATCAGAGTCGATATTTAATAGCTCTTCTTCAACCCTTTCAAGCTCTTTTATTAATTTTTCTTCTTTTTCTTTTTTCTTTTTCAATTGCTCTTTTAGGCTTTTTAATTTGTTTTTCAGTTTCTTTTTCTCCTCAAATTCTATATTTTCTTTCTTTTTTCTTTCTTTTTCTTCGGTTGGAACATATTCACTAAGGTCAGATATTTCTTTTAGTATTCCTTTTTCTAATACAAAAAATTTGTTACACACGTTCTTTATGAGCTCTTCATCATGTGAAACAAGTATAATATTTCCTTTAAATTCTTTTAAAGCATTTTCAAGAGCCTCTAGAGTGTCTAGATCCATATGATTTGTAGGTTCATCAAGCACTAAAAGATTTGGTTTTCTAAGGAGCACCTTTGCAAGAGCAAGGATCTGTCTTTCGCCGCCACTAAGGTTGTGTACTTCTTTAAATACATCTTCACCCTTGAAACCAAATTTTCCAGCATAAGCTCGTATTACATAATCTGGTTCAAATTCCATTTCATTTGATATTTCTTCAAATACAGTACTTTCTTCATCTAATTCTTCTACAAATTGATCAAGAAATTCTACTCTTACATTGTATCCAAATTCAACTGTTCCAGAGCCATTTATATCTCCTTTAATTAACCTTAGTATAGTACTTTTTCCAGAGCCGTTTTTACCAAGCAGAGCCATTTTATCCCCCGAATGGATCGTAAAGCTTACATCTTTTAGTATATCCAAGAATTTTAAATGTTTTACGGTTAAAACTACGTAACCTGGCATTTCAGGAGTTGGAAGGGATATTTTTTTATCAAATTCTTCTTCGTTGAAAGTTACTTCAGATTCAAGCTCTTCAAGCATCTTTTGTAGCATTTTTTCTTTACTCTTTGCTTGTTTTATGAATTTTTCTCTTCCCCATTTTCTGTATCTTTC
This genomic window from Thermosipho africanus Ob7 contains:
- a CDS encoding thioredoxin family protein; the protein is MAKKIEILGSGCPRCKQTEKIMKMAVEELNIDATIEKVQDINEIISRGVVATPAVAIDGKIVISGKIPTLEEAKKLLQ
- a CDS encoding permease translates to MKEFVIILTIFLIFYFVPFNASIVQDSILNGFQMLQEYAREHVLLCLVPAFFIAGTISVMLKKDAVLKLLGPTAKRIISYPIAAVSGGILAVCSCTILPLFGGIYKKGAGIGPATTFLFAGPAINIAAIFLTARVLGWDLGLARLIATITAAILIGLIMELLFQEKGEGGFITTEEKSENGLKVLVFFLLQLAFLIIGGLKINPAVKYTTMFVISIIVFLMAVFSFKRDTTKSWLEETWDFAKKILPYLFIGVFLAGIITKLLPQEVVTKILGSNGILSNLFASVIGMFMYFATLTEVPIVQALRELGMAKGPTLALLMAGNSLSLPSMIVITRLFGKKKAFTYFTLVVIFSTIFGLIYGRI
- a CDS encoding ArsR/SmtB family transcription factor, producing MEKFEEAASILKALGHPIRLKILYLLSEKEHCVCELLSQINTSQPNLSQHLSILRNLKLIKDERNGNMVIYKLQDNKIVKAILSALK
- a CDS encoding MATE family efflux transporter, giving the protein MEIYKKIFAIALPIALQQFLSTGVNFVDTLMIGKLGEVAIASVGLSNQFFFLYNLILFGLISGGSIFFSQFWGKKDLDGIAKSSAVTSATALLFSAVFFTLSFFFPQTVMRFFSPDPLVISEGIIYLKIISFSFPIFALSMVFSFVLRSVEKAHIPMYVTIVELSTNVFLNYSLIFGKFGFPKLGILGAAIATLIARIVGLVSLILIIKVKNLPGFFTLKHLEMIDKKFLKNFFHYTLPTIANEFAWSFGMTMYSVIYAHMSTQTIAARNIMGTIEGFAYSFTFSIASAASVIVGNYLGASRFEEAFDVSKKVIKLSQIVAIISGTLTVILSYYIVNFFDVSDEVKMLVRVTITISMAFIPIKVFNGLNIVGFLRAGGDTRYSFMVEAGTLWLLGVPFAAFSGLVLKFSLPIVYLFTMSDEIAKAIILYSRYHSRKWVKNVVEKL
- a CDS encoding ABC-F family ATP-binding cassette domain-containing protein — its product is MIILNNLTISFPGKTLLSDVNLNISDKERVALIGKNGSGKTTLLKAIAGIFNDYTGKIITSGKILYLDQFRTFDEKTPYEYYMKVANTPEKERLVRSILKGLGFEEEDWHRDISTFSGGERTRLQIGRLFIEDAEFILLDEPTNYLDILGIRFLKNLLKNFNGGYIIISHDRSFLRDTCERFLEINNEKIWDFKMKFDSYLVERERLILHQQRTMKNKQKEIERLKKIIERYRKWGREKFIKQAKSKEKMLQKMLEELESEVTFNEEEFDKKISLPTPEMPGYVVLTVKHLKFLDILKDVSFTIHSGDKMALLGKNGSGKSTILRLIKGDINGSGTVEFGYNVRVEFLDQFVEELDEESTVFEEISNEMEFEPDYVIRAYAGKFGFKGEDVFKEVHNLSGGERQILALAKVLLRKPNLLVLDEPTNHMDLDTLEALENALKEFKGNIILVSHDEELIKNVCNKFFVLEKGILKEISDLSEYVPTEEKERKKKENIEFEEKKKLKNKLKSLKEQLKKKKEKEEKLIKELERVEEELLNIDSDYVKAEKLVNQKNELEENIFNTMHEIEELEKQIEELEKAL